A single genomic interval of Halorubrum aethiopicum harbors:
- a CDS encoding IS6 family transposase, translating to MPENTRLTGSIDQIELGFVEREATPRLLMKLGIQLHLAVLSLSNTVSILEIFGVKRARSTVHNWVHKADLQPETGRCPDHVAVDETVIRLNDEQYWLYAAVDPETNELLHTKLEPTTTKVFAHSFLTELSEKHDVSDAVFLVDGSHSLQDACHRHGFDFRYEKHGNRNSVERVFREIKRRTVCFSNCFSNAKAETADDWIRSFSFAWNQLI from the coding sequence ATGCCCGAAAACACACGCCTCACCGGTAGTATCGACCAGATCGAATTAGGTTTTGTGGAACGAGAAGCGACACCGAGATTGCTGATGAAGCTCGGTATTCAGCTCCATCTCGCTGTGTTATCACTTTCGAATACCGTTTCTATTCTTGAGATATTCGGTGTCAAACGTGCTCGATCAACCGTTCATAATTGGGTTCACAAGGCCGATTTACAGCCCGAAACTGGGCGGTGCCCGGATCACGTTGCGGTTGACGAGACTGTGATCCGGCTCAACGATGAGCAATATTGGCTGTATGCCGCCGTCGATCCCGAGACAAACGAATTACTCCATACGAAGCTTGAGCCGACGACAACAAAGGTGTTCGCACATTCGTTTCTGACGGAACTCTCCGAGAAACACGACGTCTCCGACGCCGTGTTTCTCGTCGATGGATCGCACTCGTTACAAGACGCGTGTCATCGTCACGGCTTCGATTTCAGATACGAAAAACATGGAAATCGGAACAGCGTTGAACGTGTCTTTAGAGAAATAAAACGTCGAACTGTCTGTTTCTCAAACTGTTTCAGCAACGCCAAAGCAGAAACCGCCGACGATTGGATCAGATCGTTCAGCTTCGCATGGAATCAGCTTATCTGA